The sequence TCTGGCTCTCTGCCCATATTTATAGCGTTTGCAGAACCGGAACACAAAGTAGTGCCTACTGTTAAACATAACAATTCATTGACGGAGGCTGGATATGGAGATAAAGCATACGAACAAATGGCACTTAACATCACTAGAATGGTGAGTCGGGGCTTGGTCAACTGAAGATATGGCATAattaccttcttctttaaagTTTTCATATTCAGCCCTTCGCTGATTGCGTGAGATGGTCTCTTAGATTTTCTTACCATCGGGTCTACAAGTTTGACATTAAATGGAAGTTGTGTGCTTGCATCGGTAGTAGCTTCGCTTCCACTTGAAGTTGATATATCATCTGTGCATCTTAGCGTTTTCATGGCAGTCGATTCAACCTTTTTATTGCAATTAGAGGTTCTATCACCATATCCAAAATTGGGAGTAAATTCTATCGGCGCAGTGTTTATATGTTGCTGTTTCCCGCCATGATTCCGACTAATATAACGAACTCCATTAAATCgaatttttatttgagTATCGTGCAGCTGTGTACCAATTTGTAAGTATATATTCCCTTTATTATGAGCAAGAACATTTCTCATCAAGTGAGCATATGTTCGAGGAAAGTAACTCATctaaagaggaaaaaaggagaaatcgaaaaaaagagatacTATAGGcctaaaataaaaagaccCCGCTATGAGGAATATTAATCACGCCCGAATCACGTCTATTGCAGATatcaagaattttcttctttgattaaTCTCACTTGCGGTGGATTTACGTCAATGGGCTTGCAAGCATAAAAAAGTCATTTTATTATTCCCTTTGAACAGCGCGCGGGCACGAGAAAGCTGCCCTATATAAACAAAGATCGAGTCTTTTTGGCTTGGATGATGTTTAAAATACTTTAAAAAGTGAAGACAAAAACTATCTTTATTTCCTTAAGTTATAATTATTGATGTATCAAATATAAATATCTATATGTGAGTTTTGTAATTAAAAATATGGCAggaatatgaaaaatacataaCATCAATGTCTTTATTCATGATTTCAGTTCTTGTTCCAACCTAAATCTACTGCCTCTTCATATGTTGGGTAGTCGGTATAACCTTCCGCGGACATGGTGTAGAAGGTACTTCTGTCATACTTGTTCAATGGCAGGCCCTCTTCTAAACGGTAGACTAAATCTGGGTTAGAGATGAAGAATCTACCATAGCCTATCAAGGTTCTGGGATCCTTTACTTGTTCTCTAACCACTTCTGGATGAAGAGCGTAATTACCAGCTCTGATGATTGGACCCTTCCATATAGAGTAGGCAAAATCGTTAGTACCCTCGGAATATTCTCCTTCGCCCTCCACCAACGATGGGTCCGTGACACGTGGTTCAACGAGGTGCACAAAGGCCAAACGCTTACCAGCCTTTGCCCTCTTCTCTAATTCACCCAAAACATACGAATATTGAGCGATAATACCTGGTTCAGCACCCCCAGACATACTGTTAAAAGTGCCGTACGGCGACAACCTCAAACCCACCCGTTCAGGACCGATAGTTTCGATAAGAGCATCGACAACCTCCAGTGTAAAGCGGGCCCTGTTTTCGATCGTTCCGCCGTATTCGTCGGTCCTCTTATTAGAATGTGGATCCAAGAACTGATTCAACAAGTACCCATTGGCGCTATGAATTTCTACACCATCGGCGCCAGCCGCGATAGAATTCTTAGCCGCATGGATGTAATCCTTGATATACTGTTTAATGTCGTCTTTAGTCAAACTATGTTCGAGATTATTCGCATCTTTGGCCTTTTCTTGTAACGTAGCATTCATATACACTCTGTCAGATGCACAGTCATAGCGTAACCCGTCTCTTGCCAATACGTCTGGGAAGGATGCCCAGCCTAAAGACCAAAGTTGTACCCACGCGAACGACTGACAATCATGGATGGCTAAAAAGATATTCTTCCACTCAGCGACCTGCTCATCAGACCAAATCCCAGGGGCGTTGTCATAGCCGCCGGCTTGAGGGGAAATAAACGTACCTTCCGTGATGATCATGGTACCAGGTCTTTGAGCACGCTGACCATAATACACAGCAGCCCACTCCTTATTTGGAATATTTCCGGGGTGAGTGGCCCTCATTCTGGTCAATGGGGGCATAACCGCACGATGTGCAAGCTGAGTGTTACCAATCTTAATTGGTTCAAAAAGGTTTGTGTCTCTTAGGGAGATCGGCTCAAAACCTTTTACAAATGGCATCTTCTAAATTTAAACTTCGCTATACTGAACTACAGTTGTTGTATATATCAAGTACGTACTTTTTTGCATATGATGGGCAAGAATCAAGCACAGTTCACAACCCTTATATAGGTTCGAGTTGTCCTACTTACAACACTGTGCTTAGTAATGGTTATTGCGACTTTATCCTTGTTCTGAACGGAGTTATATCAGGAACGCAAACTGCTTACTAAGGAGCCCTTCTAAGGAGCCCTCCGCAAATAATAGGATCGGCAATTTCAGACGGAGGACGGAGCCGCCTAAGTGCCAAGAAcattaaagaagaaagaaataaaccTTGAGCGGCTACACGAAACAGTGGTCAAGAGTAGAATCTCTGAAACGTCGAACCCTCTTTGTCAGTTATCGCGGGCATATTCTGAGAAGAAGCAATATACAACAAACGAGCAGGACAgattaaaattttcaaggcGAGGTAAGCTGTGCCAGATCAGTGTGGGACGACGCTCAGTAGTTGGCGATCGAAGCACGTGATCAGTTTTCCACATCCGTGATTTGGCGCAAATTACCATGTGAGCGTGCGGGAATAAGCTCCTTTATTTGCGGAGCGACAAAGGAAACGAGACCATATTACCCTACCTTCcttgttttattttacttttttttctaattttaattttcttcgttCCTTCAACTGTATGTACCCTTTTTCTACCGGAAATAAGACGGTCGTAGTGTCCGCGTTTTTGGTTCTTTAACGACAAGACATCAGTGCCTTCTCGcatttttgttgaattGTATTGTATTATGCTCGATGTTTCCAGAACGATATATACATCTGAGAGTTTATATATCAACgatcattttcttgttgcaGTAAGCTATAATAGACGCGTCAAATAGTCTAACCAGTCTAAATCTCATCAGCCACACACACGTACATCGGAATATTATAGAGAACAAATGTCCTTCATTAAAAACTTGTTATTTGGAGGTGTTAAAACAAGTGAGGATCCAACCGGGCTCACAGGTAACGGGGCCTCAAACACAAACGATTCTAATAAAGGTAGTGAACCGGTAGTAGCGGGTAATTTCTTTCCTAGGACGCTTTCCAAATTTAACGGCCACGacgatgaaaaaatatttattgCTATTAGGGGCAAAGTATACGACTGCACAAGAGGGAGGCAGTTTTACGGTCCAAGCGGGCCATACACTAACTTTGCAGGCCATGATGCGTCGCGTGGTCTTGCATTGAACTCCTTCGATCTGGACGTTATTAAAGATTGGGATCAGCCTATCGATCCCTTAGATGATCTGACAAAAGAACAGATTGACGCACTGGATGAGTGGCAAGAGCATTTTGAGAATAAGTACCCATGCATTGGTACTCTGATTCCGGAGCCTGGCGTGAACGTATGACGATTGAGCTCCGCacattatttattaataGCAAACACCAAGGAAAGGGAAAAAGGAAGGGGCGTGGTGGACGATGatatatgtatacatatacatatctatattttgaaaaaatcttctATATAACGGTTGTATAGAAATAATTACTTATTTATGAATTAGtacaaaatatacaaaGCATGCTGCTGTTCGGAACGTGACGAAAACAGTAGCTTAAactgtatattttttgtgATACTGTGCGGCTGAAACAGGGAACAATATCATTAGAACTGCACAAATGCTTCTCTAGGGATGCCATTCATGCTACTCTGAAAACCCTTTATGGCAACTTCATAGTTCCAGTTACTTTGCTCGGCCAACATAAACGTGTATTCTGCATTCAATTTCGTTTCCAAATGTAGTTTATTCAGCAGCTCGAGTTGTACGGGATTTAGCCGCGACTGGACATCTGGAGGTAGTTGCAAAGTGGGAGCCATGACCATGGCTCCTTGGGGTGCGCCGGGAATGCTCATCCCTCCTGGTACCACTGAAGGTTGTGGCTGCGGTGGTGTCGTTATATTTGGGTTCATGCTTGCGACCTGTGGTAGGACCGAGGCCTGTTGCTGTGGAGGCTGTGCTATTGCAATAGATGCAGTTTTCCAAGCGCCTGTGGAATACGCTCTTACAGTTAACAGATCAGATGCGATTATGACACTATTATTCATTGGAACAATTACCCAGGTTCTATCAAAGGATTTTTTGGATAACTTATTATTTGATGTGGAGTTGTAACCATGATTGTATCTTCTATTCTTTTGATAGTTATTTTTCCCCGTTTTTTTATTGGATTCCAGTTCAGGCTTGCCAGtctcttcaaaaaatccgTGCAACGTAATAACGAACCCATTTATTTGAGGATAACTAATTGTTTCCATTGAGTATTCATTGGGTTGTTCTTGTAAATGGTGCTTTGTTTTCGGCAAAGTCTTGAATATACTATTAATGGACTCTTGCCCGATTGACAATCTCTGCTGGATAGATTTTTCACTGGACACTTTGGATATATTACGTGAGGACGACATGTAATAACCAAATGCTGGAGTTTGGTCCGAATCTGTTACCGTAGATGGAGGAATAGTAGAATCCACGGAAACAGAAAACTGGGATTGGGGCGAATACAAATTTAACAGTTGTTCTCTATTATTATCCCATAGATTCAAAAAGTTAGTTGCAAAGTCTGTAGATGATTGCCCTAATGCATCgttttcgaaaaaaaactgttgaATCTTCATCGGTAATGAGTAAACGGTTTGCAATTTTTGTTCGTCTCTCACAATCACGTTATCTAGTACAACCAATTTCGGAAATAATCTTAACATTTCAGTGCGATACAACTTATCGGTGGTTATCGGGTTATTTGTCATCAAAAGCTCTCTTAgatctttgaatttgttcttCCAAACTTCTAGCGATCTAAATCTAAAAATCTGATTGTTGGCCAGACAGaggtttttcaaattagGAAATGTTTGAGCCAATGTGGAAATTGCTGAGATGTCCTTAAGTTGGTTGTCAGCAAGATTGACACTTTCCACTatcaaacttttttctgTAGAAGCCAGTTTCATCATTGCTGGAAACATCTTAGACTGGGTGGAGATGGAACTAAAGACGCCCTTTTGAATTAGCTCGGGATCTGAATGTAAAGCGCCCAAATTTAGTAATTTTGTTTGTGGGTCATACCTCTTAAGGAGCACCCCCCTCAAGAACGAAATGGTGTCTGAAGTTCCCGCAGAGGCCCCATTGTTATCTAAAAGTTCGAACTTTAAATTACTGCCTGCAAACCGGACACCGTTCCATTTCATTAACGATTCTGCTTCTGCCTTTGAGTTGACATATCCAATAACTAAAGGTCCTTCCACATGAGCGTCATAAACAGCTACTCGAGCGTTGCGGCTTATAAAATTAATCAAATCGTTCATGGTTGCATTCTGCCAGTTCCTCACGCTAATCTTTATTCTATTTTGTTGCATCTGCTGTTGAGCCATCATATTGATATTTCCAACATTGTGAAATCCgctcattttttttgctgcTATTAGCGATGCAGAATTTTTAACGATTTATTTTACTCTTCCTTCTTAGAGTAAGTATGTCTTCAACAGTCTgttactatttttttttctacaTACTCAATTCAGCTCTTactgaaattttcttctggaaaaaaaaggaagacGGGTAATGATGATCTTATATAACAGTATAATCTGTAGGTATATTTATCGTTAGAATCCTCTACGAAAGGCAAGTGGGCATGGATTTCTAGCTTTTGAAGCCGCGTTTAAGTTTCTTCAGAATTAATATTCGTAGAAATTTTCTGTTCtttgcttcttttctgAGCTTTGGTGGAATAAACTTGGTTCCATTCAACTTAAAGGAAGGAGGAAGTACTGTTCAAAATGACAGTTTTATACACATCTGCAtcgctgaaaaaaatgaagtgCTTGGCATTCAACATGGGCATGAATTGCGTACGAACAGTATCTCATGCAAGAAGTGGAGGTGCAAAATTTGGAGGACGGAATGTATTTAATATATTTGACTCAAAAACTCCTGATTCAGTGCGTATAAAGGCCTTCAAAAACACAATATACCAGTCTGCCATGGGCAAAGGTAAGACCAAGTTTTCTGCAATGGAAATTAATCTCATAACAAGTCTAGTGCGCGGATATAAAGGAGAAGGTAAGAAGAACGCGATAAATCCTCTCCAAACTAACGTGCAAATTCTTAACAAATTATTACTAACACATCGATTAACAGACAAAGACATATTAGAAGGAATGAACCTGGCAGCCGGTCCTGTCAATGTTGCTATTCCTCGAGACATAACACCGcaggaagaaaagaagaaagttgAACTAAGAAATCGAAAAGCAGAGAATATGGATCTTCACCCGAGCAGGAAGATGCATATTAAGGAACTTCTACACTCTTTGAACTTAGATATGTGTAATGATGAGGAGGTTTATCAGAAAATATCACTTTACTTACAGAAAAATGAGGAAAGCAGGACTTCAGTGGGTGCCTCGCAACAAAACCACGTAGATATCGATATAAACTCCCTAAAACGCTATCtacaaaatattgaaaagaaggcACGTCAAAAAAGTGCCATCgataaacaaaaaaagaatcaagCTCGTATATATCAATGGAATACTCAATCCTTCTCCGAAATAGTACCCTTATCAGCTGGAAATATCTTATTCAAAAGGGAACCCAATCGCTTATGGAAACGTTTACAAAATGGAATAAGTGTATTTTTAGGTTCAAACGGAGGAGGAAAAAAGAGTAAAACTACTAAAAAAGTACTTCAAGGGAATAACATATTGTTACACTCATTAGAAAACAATAAGGATATGACCCTGTCAAACAACTTTGATCACAGTGTCTTTAACATCAATTTTACGGACTTATTTGGCGTTATTAATGCATCTGGGTCCCCACCAGATAGAGTTTTGAACGAAATTAATGAGATCGAATTAAAAGGTTGGAAATGTGTGGGGAACTTATacgataataataaaattgtagtttttcaaagtagCAATCCACTCTTAGAGGATACGAAGATTCCTCAAAAGTCTTTCACTAATTCAAAGAGATTCCTTATTTCACTCTCAGCATTGCTGGCCTCCTTTTTTGCATATTATAGATACCGTCTATCTCAACGTCaagaatcaaagaaatgatttttttctttcttgtaTATAACAACGTTATACATAGAAACAAATAACTACTCATCATTTTGCGAGACATATCTGTGTCTAGATTACCAATCATTTAGAGATATTAATGCTTCTTCCCTTTGAACAGATTGATTATCTCTCAAGTATCTTTCTGCTTTGACACGAGAGTAAAATACTGGACAGTCATATGAATTGCATTTACTAGCTATATGGTCATTTTCGATGCCTGCATCGGAAGTGTAACGATAACTGCACGTCCTGCACACGGTCTTTAGTGTTTGGTATTCTTTTTGTctctttaatttctttatgaGAAATGATAAGGTTGTGGTGCTTCTTTTCTCTAAACAGTCATCACATAACTGAAGTGAACATATTTTAGTCAATTCTTCACCACAATTACAACATGTTGCAGAAGTTCCTACTCTTGTTATGTTTTCCACTTTTGTAGTAGTTGTGCTCGCCCTTTTGGATTTTACTATTTCCTGAGCCCAGTTGCCAACATTTATACCAATCAAATTGAACAATCTATCAAGAGGAGGTATCAgaattttgtttatataataCTCCGAATCTAACTCTAAATTCTCACCTTCTAAGAACTCTTCTGGTGATACGCATCTTTCCCGAAGCAGTTGTCCTTGCTTTCCTTTAACAACAAGGTAAGGTATACGCTCCTTGTATTGGGGTTCTGCTCTATGGTCTTcatttattcttctttttacaACCACGGCACCTGCAGGGGCTGTCTTTTCGCTTTTATACGCTCCTAATTTAACTTCTTttgcaaaacaaaaatctTGGGCAGATACCTTTCCTATTTGAAtcttaaaaaattcattttgaagatacttttttatttttgacaGGTCTTTGGTTTGAAAAAGTAATCGAAtacatttttcaataatctTCTGCTGGGCTGGGATACCATCCCTTCTAACAGTTTCAATACCCTTAGCATCAAAAATAGGAAGGGTCTGCGAAGGACTTTCATAGGAAAATCCTACGTACCTTTTTTTGCTAATTAATATGGAGGGATGGTatactttttcaaacttcaaaaagatTGGTTTTGGATTGTTTTGAGTAACTCTTTCTGCCATAGCATGTCCTATAGAAAAAGCCTCAATAGCAGTTTTTCCAGGTAGATATACAAATAAACTATCTGTGTCTCCATAGACAACTTTGGCGTTCCAAGTTTCATCTTTCTCAATAATATCTATTGCTTTCTCCAATGTTTCTCTGCCTGTTTGTACAATGCTATCAGCTAAATCAGAGCATGGCATTCGTCCAGAAAATGAAGCTGATGTATAACCGTAGGTGACATTCGCCAATAATTTTAGTGCTAACTGTTTGTTATTCAAAAGCCTTTTTAGGGTAGTGTTGTCATCACCTATTTCGttcattgttttctttatcatcaCTCTGACATCAAGGATATCTGTTAACATTTTGGATAACGTTGATTTTCTAACAGAGGTCTTGGCATAAACAACACCATTTGGAGCGATAGTtacatcattttttaataaagcTAAAATGTTTCTTGGTAATGAAAACTTAGATACTCCAAGGTTATTTTCCGTTAAGTTTATTTCTCGCACTCTTCCTATCATAGTCGAATAGCAATAGTTGTATCCAATCATAATGGATGGATACAATGATTGGAAATCCAGCACAATTAAAGGACTTTTGTAGAAAGCAGATTCTGGCTCCATAACCAAAGGCACACATTCAAGTGCTTTTTGCTTACGAACATCCTTTTTGCCTGGAGAAAGAAGGATAAAACTTTCGGACTTGCATATTCGGATTAAAAAAGACTCAACTTTAAATTGTGATCCTCTGTAATATACAGAATGGAAATCTATTCCTATCAATCTTGCCTGTTCGATATTTCGAGCAATGTAATCCTGCTTTCTTAATAGTTGTATATTTATCTGAGCTCTTGATAACCAATAATTTAACACAGTCTTTAATTCGGTTGTGCTCTTTTTAGCGTTCCACATATTAGTTAATGACTCAAATGAAAAGTGAGGTAATCGTTTATGGAGGATATTGAACGCAGCACTTTCAATAGTATATTGCGTTAAATTTACGTCGGACCTCAACGCTCTCCATATATTAATCATATGTCTTCCGGTAATCATAATTCCTGAGGAATGGGCATATCCCCAAGTATCTGACAACTTCGTCTTAATTTGGCATTTGACTCTGGCAAGTTCCCTGACAATGTCAAATTGATGTATTTTTTGACACCTTTCAATTATATAACCCCACGAAAAATTATGTATTTCGAAACCGGAAAGAATATCAGGATCAAGAAGTAATACCAAATCAGTTAGAGCCTCAAACATTTCAAATTCACTTTCATAGAACATCACGGGAATTTCGTTAATACAATGTTGAATTTTAGTAGGAAATGTACTATCCTCAGAAGCTTTGTGGACTATCATAATCCCTTCGTAAGCGATATCCAAATCTAAAGGgaaagtttcttcttcaagaCACCATATAATCATGGAAACTTCATCTATTGCAGGGTCTGGAATTTTATCACTTCTCGTGTTTGCATGAATCTCAAGTGTCAGATGAGTAAGAGAATCGTGAACgctacttttttttcttttttgttttccagAAACGTCACTAGCAAATTTGTATAAAAACTTACTATGAGGGGTGTGCATGCTTATCTGAGACtcagtttttttgtttcccATCGAGGGTACTTTATTGTACCATTTTTGAACAGCATCATACGTAGGTGGTTTTAACGCATATTTCCAGGAGGAAAACATGTCGAAAGTTGGCTTGTTATAAACTGATACGGTCTCTCCCCCAAATTGGACGGGTATTCTCGTTGATACATGTGTCGAGCTTATTTCAAACCTCTTACCTGCGTACGCGTAAGGTTTATTTTCTAGATCAACTGGATTCGAAAAGAAAGGGTCCTTATAGTCTATTTTTGGGAATCCCTCGTCTTCCAATTTATTCAGAATATCTTGATAACCGAAAGGAGGCTCACCATAAACAAAGGCTCTTTTTCCATAGCGTAATCCCGCAGCCATAaccttctttcttttccgAGACAGCAACGATGTTTTATTAGCAGAAACAGATGATCTAAGTTTTCGTTTACTTGCCATATTTTGCGTCATAGCACAatccattgaaaaatttatcgTATTGTGATATTTTGTTTGATGATCTAATAGTATAGTAGAATCTTTCGGAGACGCAATGCTTTCCGGTAACCATGAATAAGACCGAGACTTTATATTGCTTCCTTTTACACCTTCGTTCTCATTATCAACACCACATATCTCGTATTCGGTGAACGATGCATTAACTTGGTCGTCGTTCTTTTTATCTTGCATACTAttattgtttatttcaatCTGTGGAAGCCTTGGCCACAATTGCGGTAATGCTTCATAGGGCGTATTTATGGCTGagaatttttgattctTATCTATAAAGTTCTCAAAATTTGGTATTTGACCATCAAAAGTACTTGTTTTATGTTGTGCTTTCTTATAAAACGCTTCGAACTCTCCAGAAGATTGCCATTGATGACCACTCACATGGCGCTTTGTTTCTGGTGGTTCTTTATATTCCTTCAAGGACAACTCCTCTCGTTGCATGGTAAGTTCATTTATCATGTCCCTAGCAGAGGATACATATGGTTTGACAGGTATGTCAGAAATATCTCCCagtttttccaaaaagtcGTGATGTATATCTCTATGCTGTAACTTTTCTCTATTTTTGATGAATTGCGGTAGTATATCTATCTCAATCAATCCATTTCCAACCCGTGGAAAATCCCTTCTACTGAGTACGTTACACTTGAAGTCACAAAATCGATCTAGTAACAACTGAAGATCATCATTAATTGTCAGCTTATCTATGTCCAGTATACTATTTAAAACAGGAGAGCGAAAATAACACCTATCCACGTTTATCCATGAACATCCAAATAAGTTAAAATCTGCGGTCCATTGTAGCAAGTAAGGAATATGTGATTCATAAATTTCGAATTTCTTTCCGAAAATCTTGCCATCTCTAATCAATTCCGAAATCCTACTTAGACAAGAAGGATTaagcaaagaaattttgtaaaacaGATTCCAGCCAACGTGGTAACCATAAAATGGTATACCCTTTACAACAGAGACATCAGCGACAAAATTGAGATTTCCAAGTTTGTCGCCGGCTAAATCGTGtttatcatcttttttccttttaaaGGATGCCCTAATTTTTACTTCCAGCGTTTTATGAACTTGGGCACATCTTTGGTGTCTCAATGTACTCGTGTCAGTTATTTGTCCATCATACTTGATGAACATGTAAGGTAGAATGCCATGGACGTGGCACAATACTTGATGCCCTGTGGGTAAAGCACCAAACACCCTGATGTTTGGGACCTGTGAAAACTGGTTTAAGGGCAGGCTTTCACCGTGCGATGGGTCCAAAAAGGTGGGTTTTGACATATAGTAGTCTTGATTATTTAGCTGGATTCTAAAATAGTCTGATTTAGAGGATGATCTAACCGTATCGCTCTGTATTGTGTCGTTCGACTCCCTCGACATTTCCAAACATTTTATTTCGCCACAACTTGTAGTTTTGTATTGACTCAAATACTTTCTCTTGTTTTGTGCTTCTATTACAGAGATggcttttttcttcaagtaCACTATTTCTAGACGCACTGCACTcgtcaaaaaaatgattcaAGGTGAAAATAAAGGGGTGTTAGTGAATACTTATCAAGAA is a genomic window of Saccharomyces cerevisiae S288C chromosome XVI, complete sequence containing:
- the REV3 gene encoding DNA-directed DNA polymerase (Catalytic subunit of DNA polymerase zeta (pol zeta); involved in translesion synthesis during post-replication repair; required for mutagenesis induced by DNA damage; involved in double-strand break repair; may be involved in meiosis; forms a complex with Rev7p, Pol31p and Pol32p); the encoded protein is MSRESNDTIQSDTVRSSSKSDYFRIQLNNQDYYMSKPTFLDPSHGESLPLNQFSQVPNIRVFGALPTGHQVLCHVHGILPYMFIKYDGQITDTSTLRHQRCAQVHKTLEVKIRASFKRKKDDKHDLAGDKLGNLNFVADVSVVKGIPFYGYHVGWNLFYKISLLNPSCLSRISELIRDGKIFGKKFEIYESHIPYLLQWTADFNLFGCSWINVDRCYFRSPVLNSILDIDKLTINDDLQLLLDRFCDFKCNVLSRRDFPRVGNGLIEIDILPQFIKNREKLQHRDIHHDFLEKLGDISDIPVKPYVSSARDMINELTMQREELSLKEYKEPPETKRHVSGHQWQSSGEFEAFYKKAQHKTSTFDGQIPNFENFIDKNQKFSAINTPYEALPQLWPRLPQIEINNNSMQDKKNDDQVNASFTEYEICGVDNENEGVKGSNIKSRSYSWLPESIASPKDSTILLDHQTKYHNTINFSMDCAMTQNMASKRKLRSSVSANKTSLLSRKRKKVMAAGLRYGKRAFVYGEPPFGYQDILNKLEDEGFPKIDYKDPFFSNPVDLENKPYAYAGKRFEISSTHVSTRIPVQFGGETVSVYNKPTFDMFSSWKYALKPPTYDAVQKWYNKVPSMGNKKTESQISMHTPHSKFLYKFASDVSGKQKRKKSSVHDSLTHLTLEIHANTRSDKIPDPAIDEVSMIIWCLEEETFPLDLDIAYEGIMIVHKASEDSTFPTKIQHCINEIPVMFYESEFEMFEALTDLVLLLDPDILSGFEIHNFSWGYIIERCQKIHQFDIVRELARVKCQIKTKLSDTWGYAHSSGIMITGRHMINIWRALRSDVNLTQYTIESAAFNILHKRLPHFSFESLTNMWNAKKSTTELKTVLNYWLSRAQINIQLLRKQDYIARNIEQARLIGIDFHSVYYRGSQFKVESFLIRICKSESFILLSPGKKDVRKQKALECVPLVMEPESAFYKSPLIVLDFQSLYPSIMIGYNYCYSTMIGRVREINLTENNLGVSKFSLPRNILALLKNDVTIAPNGVVYAKTSVRKSTLSKMLTDILDVRVMIKKTMNEIGDDNTTLKRLLNNKQLALKLLANVTYGYTSASFSGRMPCSDLADSIVQTGRETLEKAIDIIEKDETWNAKVVYGDTDSLFVYLPGKTAIEAFSIGHAMAERVTQNNPKPIFLKFEKVYHPSILISKKRYVGFSYESPSQTLPIFDAKGIETVRRDGIPAQQKIIEKCIRLLFQTKDLSKIKKYLQNEFFKIQIGKVSAQDFCFAKEVKLGAYKSEKTAPAGAVVVKRRINEDHRAEPQYKERIPYLVVKGKQGQLLRERCVSPEEFLEGENLELDSEYYINKILIPPLDRLFNLIGINVGNWAQEIVKSKRASTTTTKVENITRVGTSATCCNCGEELTKICSLQLCDDCLEKRSTTTLSFLIKKLKRQKEYQTLKTVCRTCSYRYTSDAGIENDHIASKCNSYDCPVFYSRVKAERYLRDNQSVQREEALISLNDW